In Sander vitreus isolate 19-12246 chromosome 12, sanVit1, whole genome shotgun sequence, the following proteins share a genomic window:
- the clcn2a gene encoding chloride channel protein 2a produces the protein MYGRYTQELGVYAKEEAARLRDGGVRRNTSVRSRAADLLDYEKEPCAKCHLCASRCQKFLISRVGEDWIFLILLGLLMALVSWVMDYAIAFCQEAQKWMYGGLDSNMLLQYIAWVTYPVVLITFSAGFTQILAPQAVGSGIPEMKTILRGVVLKEYLTFKTFVAKVIGLTCALGSGMPLGKEGPFVHVASLCAALLSKFMAPLFGGIYMVRMEEPFEGSKNELRNTEMLSAACAVGVGCCFAAPIGGVLFSIEVTSTFFAVRNYWRGFFAATFSAFIFRVLAVWNQEEETITALFKTRFRLDFPFDLQELPAFAILGIACGFGGALFVYLNRLIVECMRKQKTINKFLLRNPSLPVRRLVYPALVTLLISTLTFPPGFGQFMAGQLTQHESLVALFDNRTWCRHGVAEEFDYTSHHHAWKHPQVNVFITLILFIIMKFWMSAVATTMPVPCGAFMPVFLIGAGFGRLVGEVMATMFPDGIHADGSVYPIVPGGYAVVGAAALSGAVTHTVSTAVIVFELTGQISHILPVMIAVILANAVAQSLQPSLYDSIIRIKKLPYLPELGMGHHEKYNIRVEDIMVRDVRYITLISCYRDLQEMLLTGQLKTLALVESSDSMILLGSIERLQLQSLLSFQLGRQRRLEYLRRLAQDNGNHDPLPSLNTDSTPSSPCSHTHINASTNARQVVRFLVSTQQISTEESSSFSPGVSNVQLPLKSALKTVSAISDPETANSSQTLSCADQDKDLLESPAGPAPPEKRKPKSKRVRISMAESTEVEDGMSPSDIAEWEEQQLDEPVDFKNCKIDPAPFQLVEQTSLHKTHTIFSLLGLDHAYVTSMGRLVGVVSLKELRKAIEGSVTVTGVKVRPPLASFRDSGNSTSVSEVTELHKLCIRHRGLSLPREPKRPDVVDKPDLPYKEIPINFSEQSNLQFETSPGDVSSQSSELVLQESPSFTEEQSEFTFDCSPSHTEESELACDYDPPTHTPEPGDMEQEQRSPSMSRDQSEPEGEGIPVHTKHQSE, from the exons TGTGTGCATCCCGCTGCCAGAAGTTCCTGATCTCGCGGGTGGGGGAGGACTGGATCTTCCTCATTCTGCTGGGGCTGCTCATGGCTCTTGTCAGCTGGGTCATGGACTACGCCATCGCCTTCTGCCAAGAAG cacagAAGTGGATGTATGGTGGACTTGACAGTAACATGCTTCTGCAGTACATCGCCTGGGTCACCTACCCTGTAGTGCTCATCACTTTCTCAGCAGGATTCACACAGATTCTGGCCCCTCAGGCTGTGG GTTCAGGTATTCCTGAGATGAAGACGATACTGAGGGGGGTTGTCCTGAAGGAGTACCTGACGTTTAAGACATTTGTGGCCAAAGTCATCGGTCTGACCTGTGCTCTGGGCAGCGGGATGCCTCTGGGGAAGGAG GGACCCTTCGTTCATGTTGCCAGTCTGTGCGCCGCTCTCCTGAGCAAATTCATGGCTCCTCTTTTCGGTGGGATTTACATGGTGAGGATG GAAGAGCCCTTTGAGGGAAGCAAG AACGAGCTGAGGAACACAGAGATGCTGTCGGCTGCCTGTGCAGTGGGTGTGGGCTGCTGCTTCGCTGCTCCCATCGGAG gGGTCCTGTTCAGTATTGAGGTCACTTCCACGTTTTTCGCGGTGAGGAACTACTGGAGGGGCTTCTTTGCAGCCACCTTCAGTGCCTTCATATTCAGAGTGCTGGCGGTGTGGAACCAGGAGGAAG AGACCATCACTGCTCTTTTTAAGACCCGTTTCCGTCTTGACTTTCCGTTTGATCTTCAGGAGCTGCCGGCGTTCGCCATCCTCGG gATTGCCTGTGGTTTTGGTGGTGCTCTGTTTGTCTACCTGAACCGGCTGATTGTAGAGTGCATGAGGAAGCAGAAGACTATTAACAAGTTCTTGCTGAGGAA TCCATCTCTTCCTGTCAGGCGTCTGGTGTATCCCGCTCTCGTCACCCTGCTGATCTCCACTCTGACGTTCCCTCCGGGCTTCGGGCAGTTCATGGCGGGACAG CTGACGCAGCACGAGTCTCTGGTCGCACTGTTCGACAACCGCACGTGGTGCCGCCACGGCGTGGCGGAGGAGTTTGACTACACCAGCCACCACCACGCCTGGAAACACCCACAGGTCAACGTCTTCATCACActcatcctcttcatcatcatgaAG TTCTGGATGTCTGCCGTGGCCACCACCATGCCGGTTCCATGCGGGGCCTTCATGCCAGTTTTTCTTATCG GTGCGGGATTTGGCAGACTTGTTGGAGAGGTCATGGCAACCATGTTTCCTGATGGCATACATGCTGATGGCAGCGTGTATCCCATAGTTCCCGGCGGTTATGCTGTAGTTG GTGCTGCAGCGTTGTCTGGAGCAGTCACCCACACTGTATCCACAGCAGTCATAGTGTTTGAGCTGACTGGTCAGATCTCCCACATCCTGCCTGTGATGATCGCTGTGATCCTGGCCAACGCCGTGGCCCAGTCGCTCCAACCATCACTGTACGACTCCATCATCCGCATCAAGAAACTCCCTTATCTACCTGAGCTGGGCATGGGACATCACGA GAAGTACAATATCCGAGTGGAGGACATCATGGTCAGGGATGTGCGCTACATCACTCTTATCTCGTGCTATCGAGACCTGCAGGAGATGCTGCTGACTGGTCAGCTCAAAACACTGGCCCTGGTTGAGTCTAGTG ACTCGATGATCCTGCTGGGCTCCATAGAGCGACTGCAACTCCAGTCGCTGCTCTCTTTCCAGCTGGGCCGCCAGCGGAGGCTGGAGTACCTCCGCCGGCTGGCCCAGGACAACGGCAACCACGATCCCCTGCCCAGCCTGAACACCGACAGCACGCCCAGCTCCCCCTGCTCCCACACCCACATCAACGCCTCCACCAACGCTCGCCAAGTGGTGCGCTTCCTGGTGAGCACCCAACAG ATATCCACAGAGGAGTCTTCCTCCTTCAGCCCAGGGGTTTCCAACGTTCAACTCCCTCTAAAATCTGCCTTGAAAACTGTGTCAGCCATCAGCGACCCAGAGACGGCAAATA GTTCTCAGACCCTCTCCTGTGCTGACCAAGACAAGGACTTGCTGgag AGCCCGGCTGGGCCGGCTCCTCCTGAAAAAAGAAAGCCCAAGTCCAAACGAGTGAGGATCTCCATGGCG GAATCTACTGAAGTGGAAGATGGCATGTCCCCATCAGAC ATAGCAGAGTGggaggagcagcagctcgatGAGCCGGTGGATTTCAAGAACTGCAAGATTGATCCCGCTCCCTTCCAGCTGGTGGAGCAAACGTCTCTGCATAAG aCCCACACTATCTTCTCTCTGCTGGGTCTGGATCACGCCTATGTTACCAGCATGGGGCGTCTGGTTGGAGTGGTCTCTCTCAAAGAG CTGCGTAAAGCCATAGAGGGCTCAGTGACAGTGACTGGAGTAAAAGTGCGCCCTCCGTTGGCCAGTTTCCGTGACAGTGGGAACAGCACAAGTGTATCAGAGGTAACGGAACTACACAAGCTTTGCATCCGCCACAGGGGGCTCTCATTGCCACGCGAACCCAAGCGTCCTGACGTGGTGGACAAGCCAGATCTCCCCTACAAAGAGATTCCCATCAACTTCTCGGAGCAATCGAATTTGCAGTTTGAAACCAGCCCCGGTGACGTCTCAAGTCAGTCGTCGGAGTTGGTGCTCCAGGAGAGCCCCTCGTTCACAGAGGAGCAATCAGAGTTTACTTTTGACTGCAGCCCCTCCCACACTGAGGAATCAGAGCTGGCCTGTGACTAtgacccccccacccacactcCTGAGCCAGGCGACATGGAGCAAGAACAGCGGAGTCCATCTATGAGCAGGGACCAATCAGAACCTGAGGGAGAGGGTATCCCCGTCCACACTAAGCATCAATCAGAATGA
- the fam131aa gene encoding protein FAM131A, translating into MIPKSGKSPADSRKSVGIHEFAALARSSLNGISQAMKDHVTKPTSLAQGRVAHLIEWKGWPKPANPQPAAHFSSYCHLTEGEKEARFAAGVAEQFAIAEAKLRAWASIDDDDGEDSNDEDSHTNGRTQTGSSQNADVATSNPISGAPCQPEVDGGEAPPSDSSSSRGSLLCGRPASYNDPHSSQTNSPTLASDCMSPFLEEEEEGERLGGHMEQPALLQEQCSEVCIHNKPEWRPRARSSRCDSCYSTSHSESPGEEEEEDEEEGSVFHEFRAWHSSRRSFFSDRASSGVASFDEEERDEVEEKKEYLM; encoded by the exons ATGATTCCAAAGTCAGGAAAATCTCCAGCAGACTCGAGGAAAAGTGTCGGGATCCATGAGTTTGCAGCACTTGCCAGGTCCTCCTTAAATG GTATCTCTCAGGCAATGAAGGACCATGTAACGAAGCCCACCTCCCTGGCTCAGGGCCGGGTCGCCCACCTCATTGAGTGGAAAGGTTGGCCCAAACCTGCAAACCCACAGCCAGCCGCCCACTTTAGCTCCTACTGCCACCTGactgaaggagagaaggaggcccGGTTTGCTGCAG GAGTGGCTGAGCAGTTTGCCATCGCTGAGGCTAAGCTGCGTGCCTGGGCTTCTATAGATGATGACGACGGGGAAGACTCAAACGATGAAGACTCCCACACCAATGGACGGACTCAAACCGGCTCCAGCCAGAACGCAG ACGTCGCCACGTCCAATCCTATCAGCGGAGCGCCGTGCCAGCCTGAAGTTGATGGCGGCGAGGCACCGCCCtccgacagcagcagcagcaggggcaGCCTGCTCTGTGGTAGGCCTGCATCTTACAATGACCCACATTCATCCCAGACCAATTCACCTACTTTAGCCAGCGACTGCATGAGTCCCTtcctggaggaggaagaggagggagagaggctgGGTGGTCACATGGAGCAGCCGGCCCTTTTGCAGGAGCAGTGCAGCGAGGTCTGCATCCACAACAAGCCCGAGTGGAGGCCTCGGGCCAGGAGCAGCAGGTGTGACTCCTGCTACTCCACCTCTCACTCGGAGTCTcctggagaggaggaggaggaggatgaggaggaaggcAGCGTGTTTCATGAATTTCGAGCGTGGCATTCCAGCCGGAGAAGCTTCTTCTCCGACCGGGCTTCCTCTGGAGTGGCGTCCTTcgatgaagaggagagagatgaagtagaggagaagaaagagtaTTTGATGTGA